In one Lycium barbarum isolate Lr01 chromosome 7, ASM1917538v2, whole genome shotgun sequence genomic region, the following are encoded:
- the LOC132602862 gene encoding defensin-like protein, with translation MARSVCFTSFLVLVMMLFVAYEVQVKNICKAKSNTFTGLCITNSPCKKACIKEKFTDGHCSKLQRRCMCTKPCVFDETISNEAETTYTEEAKTLTEALLEEQIIKE, from the exons ATGGCTCGCTCCGTTTGCTTCACGTCATTTCTGGTCTTGGTAATGATGCTCTTTGTTGCCTATG AGGTACAAGTTAAAAACATTTGCAAAGCAAAAAGCAACACTTTCACAGGATTATGCATTACCAACTCGCCATGCAAAAAAGCTTGCATCAAGGAGAAGTTTACTGATGGACATTGTAGCAAACTCCAAAGAAGATGCATGTGCACTAAGCCATGTGTATTTGATGAGACTATTTCAAATGAAGCTGAAACAACTTACACTGAAGAAGCAAAAACTCTAACTGAAGCTTTGCTTGAAGAACAGATCATTAAGGAGTAA